From the Zonotrichia albicollis isolate bZonAlb1 chromosome Z, bZonAlb1.hap1, whole genome shotgun sequence genome, one window contains:
- the SYT4 gene encoding synaptotagmin-4 isoform X1: MAPIADSRQQFDEIPTVVGIFSAFGLVFSVSLFAWICCQRKSSKSNKTPPYKFVHVLKGVDIYPENLNSKKKFGADDKSEAKNKSAMPKNSLHLDLEKRDLNGNFPKTTTKMQGSPDLENSSPKHFAERKKDSVSPDSLKSITSLSSEDKQDKLGTLFFSLEYNFEKKAFVVNIKEARGLPAMDEQSMTSDPYIKMTILPEKKHKVKTRVLRKTLDPAFDETFTFYGIPYSQIQDLTLHFMILSFDRFSRDDVIGEVLIPLAGIELSEGRLLMDREIIKRNVRKSSGRGELLVSLCYQSTTNTLTVVVLKARHLPKSDVSGLSDPYVKVNLYHAKKRISKKKTHVKKCTPNAVFNELFVFDIPCEGLDDISIEFLVLDSDRGSRNEVIGRLTLGSSAEGTGGEHWKEICEYPRRQIAKWHMLCDG, encoded by the exons ATGGCTCCGATAGCGGACAGCCGCCAGCAGTTCG ATGAAATTCCTACTGTGGTTGGAATCTTTAGTGCATTTGGCCTTGTCTTCTCTGTCTCCCTCTTTGCTTGGATCTGCTGCCAGCGCAAATCTTCCAAGTCCAATAAGACCCCTCCATACAAGTTTGTCCATGTTCTGAAGGGGGTTGATATCTACCCTGAGAATCTCAACAGCAAGAAGAAGTTTGGAGCAGATGATAAAAGTGAAGCAAAGAACAAATCAGCAATGCCAAAGAACTCTCTCCATCTTGACCTGGAGAAAAGAGATCTAAATGGCAATTTCCCTAAAACAACCACAAAAATGCAGGGCTCTCCAGATCTTGAAAATTCATCTCCTAAGCATTttgcagaaaggaagaaagattcAGTATCTCCTGATAGCTTAAAATCCATCACTTCTCTATCATCTGAAGATAAACAAGACAAGCTAGgaactctctttttctccttAGAGTACAACTTTGAGAAGAAAGCATTTGTAGTGAACATCAAAGAAGCTCGTGGGCTGCCAGCAATGGATGAACAGTCAATGACTTCTGATCCCTACATCAAAATGACAATCCTGCCTGAGAAAAAGCACAAGGTGAAAACCAGAGTGTTGAGAAAAACCTTAGATCCAGCTTTTGATGAGACTTTCACATTTTATGGGATCCCCTACAGCCAAATTCAAGACTTAACACTTCACTTCATgatcttgagctttgacagattttccagagatgATGTCATTGGAGAAGTCCTCATCCCCCTTGCTGGAATTGAACTCTCGGAAGGAAGGCTGCTAATGGACAGAGAGATCATCAAAAGAAATGTTAGG AAATCATCTGGTCGTGGAGAATTACTGGTCTCTCTCTGTTATCAATCTACAACAAACACACTCACTGTCGTTGTTCTAAAAGCCAGGCATCTACCTAAATCTGATGTGTCAGGATTATCAG ACCCTTATGTCAAAGTGAACCTGTACCATGCCAAGAAGAGaatttctaaaaagaaaacccaTGTGAAGAAGTGCACTCCCAATGCAGTGTTCAATGAATTGTTTGTCTTTGACATTCCTTGTGAGGGCCTTGATGATATCAGCATtgaatttctggttttagatTCAGATAGGGGGTCAAGGAATGAGGTCATTGGCCGGTTAACCTTGGGATCTTCAGCAGAAGGAACAGGTGGAGAGCACTGGAAAGAAATTTGTGAATATCCAAGGAGACAAATTGCCAAGTGGCATATGTTATGTGATGGTTAG
- the SYT4 gene encoding synaptotagmin-4 isoform X2: protein MAPIADSRQQFDEIPTVVGIFSAFGLVFSVSLFAWICCQRKSSKSNKTPPYKFVHVLKGVDIYPENLNSKKKFGADDKSEAKNKSAMPKNSLHLDLEKRDLNGNFPKTTTKMQGSPDLENSSPKHFAERKKDSVSPDSLKSITSLSSEDKQDKLGTLFFSLEYNFEKKAFVVNIKEARGLPAMDEQSMTSDPYIKMTILPEKKHKVKTRVLRKTLDPAFDETFTFYGIPYSQIQDLTLHFMILSFDRFSRDDVIGEVLIPLAGIELSEGRLLMDREIIKRNKSSGRGELLVSLCYQSTTNTLTVVVLKARHLPKSDVSGLSDPYVKVNLYHAKKRISKKKTHVKKCTPNAVFNELFVFDIPCEGLDDISIEFLVLDSDRGSRNEVIGRLTLGSSAEGTGGEHWKEICEYPRRQIAKWHMLCDG, encoded by the exons ATGGCTCCGATAGCGGACAGCCGCCAGCAGTTCG ATGAAATTCCTACTGTGGTTGGAATCTTTAGTGCATTTGGCCTTGTCTTCTCTGTCTCCCTCTTTGCTTGGATCTGCTGCCAGCGCAAATCTTCCAAGTCCAATAAGACCCCTCCATACAAGTTTGTCCATGTTCTGAAGGGGGTTGATATCTACCCTGAGAATCTCAACAGCAAGAAGAAGTTTGGAGCAGATGATAAAAGTGAAGCAAAGAACAAATCAGCAATGCCAAAGAACTCTCTCCATCTTGACCTGGAGAAAAGAGATCTAAATGGCAATTTCCCTAAAACAACCACAAAAATGCAGGGCTCTCCAGATCTTGAAAATTCATCTCCTAAGCATTttgcagaaaggaagaaagattcAGTATCTCCTGATAGCTTAAAATCCATCACTTCTCTATCATCTGAAGATAAACAAGACAAGCTAGgaactctctttttctccttAGAGTACAACTTTGAGAAGAAAGCATTTGTAGTGAACATCAAAGAAGCTCGTGGGCTGCCAGCAATGGATGAACAGTCAATGACTTCTGATCCCTACATCAAAATGACAATCCTGCCTGAGAAAAAGCACAAGGTGAAAACCAGAGTGTTGAGAAAAACCTTAGATCCAGCTTTTGATGAGACTTTCACATTTTATGGGATCCCCTACAGCCAAATTCAAGACTTAACACTTCACTTCATgatcttgagctttgacagattttccagagatgATGTCATTGGAGAAGTCCTCATCCCCCTTGCTGGAATTGAACTCTCGGAAGGAAGGCTGCTAATGGACAGAGAGATCATCAAAAGAAAT AAATCATCTGGTCGTGGAGAATTACTGGTCTCTCTCTGTTATCAATCTACAACAAACACACTCACTGTCGTTGTTCTAAAAGCCAGGCATCTACCTAAATCTGATGTGTCAGGATTATCAG ACCCTTATGTCAAAGTGAACCTGTACCATGCCAAGAAGAGaatttctaaaaagaaaacccaTGTGAAGAAGTGCACTCCCAATGCAGTGTTCAATGAATTGTTTGTCTTTGACATTCCTTGTGAGGGCCTTGATGATATCAGCATtgaatttctggttttagatTCAGATAGGGGGTCAAGGAATGAGGTCATTGGCCGGTTAACCTTGGGATCTTCAGCAGAAGGAACAGGTGGAGAGCACTGGAAAGAAATTTGTGAATATCCAAGGAGACAAATTGCCAAGTGGCATATGTTATGTGATGGTTAG